One Aegilops tauschii subsp. strangulata cultivar AL8/78 chromosome 2, Aet v6.0, whole genome shotgun sequence genomic window, ttccacgcattggtgacaaggacaaggtgcatgcctatctcgTGGATATGATGCTCATTTGTGAGGAGGCGCATCATTCTCAGACgcaaccacttgatgtctcacatatcatgtggtgcgAGCTTCGGTTTGCGGTGTTCAGCCGTAAGgtacccatctatggaccttacccGTTTCTGTTGATCAcgaagacttgggagaagctctATCCCGATGATGAGTTTCTTGCCCCTGACTGGACTCGTCATGAGCCCGTCAaactccgcatcaagccccagtGGGCCAACACCACTACCCGTGCTGAGGCAGCAGCTGCTCAGATGGATGTGGATGAGGATGAGATCGAGGAGGAGGACGCTGATGAGGACAACTCTGCTAGCTACTCACCTTCATCTTCTGAGCCTTCTTGGGCTAAGAagctgaagaacaagatgaaggctCTGTTCTGCATGCAGGCCAAGGGGCAGTACAGGTCTCATGTTGCTCAGAAGGAGAGTCGTCGGCACGACAAGAGGATCTTGAGGACATTTGGTGAGGAGGTATCCAGCGGGTCCGAGAAGCACATCACCCTAGAGGCAGCTTGGATGGCAAAGCAGGGCTACAAGTGGACTGATTCTGAGGATGAGCAGGAGGAGACCATTCCCACTGCCGAGACCGATGAGGAGCGCGACGAGTGATCGTCTCAGCCTGAGCTACCACCTATgtcgtaggtgtcctctctgcctttttggtgtctcgatgccaaagggggagagagtgtaggatttgcgagtcgTGTGTCGTGTTTCGTCTTGTCGCTTTGATTTCGGTCCGTTGAACCTCGTTTGTTTTGGTTTGGTTTGTGCTTGTGAGTCCAGAGtttctatcatatggtgtaagacatatgcactctagcgTATCTTATTGTCTTTCATGCTTAGTATCCCGTGAGCGTATGCTATCTTGTGCCTGGTTCTTTATGCTCACAGTTATTATCTTGCCTGCTTGCTTAGTGTTAGGTTCATTATTGCAAGatatgccttgtctataaaatatagggggagtgttgatcctagtatgtgtgacgtgcagtccaaagcacttctCTAGTGTGCACACATCTAGgaggagcccgtctatattttatagATGGTGGGATTGCCATTGTTTCAGTTTATATccctttgtgcaaatcccgtattgtcatcaatccaccaaaaagggggagattgtaagggcatatttatcccttagtagttttggtgattgatgacaatgcttttgcggattAATCGTGTGTAGTGAGCATTTCAGATATACCATGTCTaagcacaagatgatttggtgcccctcggagcttattgaagacggcgtttctctacgtttcttttcggtggacttgagtcgtaggaaagccgtactattaagagggggtccgcttttgaaaggtttgggtggaatcatcacgtacacgtctactccttttgcaccacctttcctttggctctttggagcatcctccgtctctccttgtctatgcaaaatgaaggactcctaatgttgctgaactggggcatgcggtagtacttctcttcggggcggtagtaccgcaggcccttgcggtagtaccggcctctggcgcggtagtaccgcaagtgctcacggtagtaccgcaccttgggagcggtagtaccgtggcctcagGCCAGGCGCTGCTGCTAGTGCAATAGTAGGggtggatgtaattttttacatccgcgccctacgcggtagtaccactcGATGGGCGTGGTAGTACTGTGCGCTCTGGCCAGGCTCAGCAGCATAAGCGGTAGTAGGGGCGGAtataattttttacatccgcgccctacgcggtagtaccgctccaggttTGCGAtagtaccgtgtcggatttttgcatggatcaaaactcagcggaagttgtcacggatgtatttttatatgtccgtgccttcccgGCCTAGTCCattcctgccttgcggtagtaccgcaaggaggcgcggtagtaccgcgccagcggttctaccgctccTTGCCTTAGCACTTCAGGACTGGTCTTAGGCCCGGTcgtggcagcggtagtaccgtggttcgccgcggtagtaccgtgagtcCTTGCGGTGGTACCGCTTGtttggtgcggtagtaccgcaggtcgCGGGCTGGTTAAGTGGATAACAGTTGGATTTGTTCTttcactatataaggggtgtcttcttctccgagttgactacctcttccatccccaagctccattgttgctctaagctccattttcgcccgatctctctccctggccaatcaaacttgttgattctttagggattgattgagaaggccccgatccaCACTTCCACCAAAGAGAAATTTGATCCCCCCCACTAATCctttgcggatcttgttactcttgggtgtttgagcaccctaaacggttgaggtcaccgcggagccatattccattgtggtgaagcttcgtggtgtcgttgggagcctccaattaagttgtggagattgccccaaccttgtttgtaaaggtccggtcgccgcctccaagggcaccaatagtggaatcacggcatctcgcattgtgtgagggcgtgtggagaatacggtggccctagtggcttcttggggagcattgtgcctccacaccgctccaacggagacgtacttcccctcaaaaggaaggaacttcggtaacacatcctcgtcttcaccggctccactcttggttatctcgtgcctttacttgtgcaagcttatttgtgttatatcgttgcttgcttgtgtgcttgttgttgttgttgttgttgcatcatataggttgctcacctagttgcatatctaggcAACCTACTTTggtgcaaagtttaaattggtaaagaaaagctaaaaattgttagttgcctattcacccccccccctctagtcaactatatcgatcctttcactaactcattagtcacattgcctgtaggcttatagtgatgtgctttaccgagagggcccagagatacctctccgatagtcggagtgacaaatcctaatctcaatctatgccaacccaacaaacaccttcggagacacctgtagagcatctttataatcacccatttacgttgtgacatttgatagcacacaaggtgttcctccggtattcgggagttgcataatctcatagttagaggaatatgtataagtcatgaagaaagcaatagcaataaaacttaacgatcattatgctaagctaacggatggatcttgtccatcacatcattctttaatgatgtgaccccgttcatcaaatgacaacacatgtctatggtcaggaaacataaccatctttgattaatgagctagtcaagtagaggcatactagggacactctgttttgtctatgtattcacacatgtactaagtttccggttaatacagttctagcatgaataataaacatttatcatgatataaggaaatataaataacaacttaattattgcctctagggcatatttccttcaatattgTCAACCTACACAGCAATCATTCTAAATGGATTCCAAAAGACTGGATAAACTGCCAAAATGGTCTCAGGCAACGATACCCCTCTCATCTTATCTCTATATCATTGTAGCTGACTTGGTCCAACAAAAGATCAAGAAAATACTTACCTTCATAACTTGCACCACCTCATCTTCACCCACAACTCTCTAATATGTCGTTGATACACTCATCATCGCACGTGCATTCCCGCTTGCGGTCCTACACTTAAAATCTGTGTGAAATGACTTTTCCTTAGCTACAGGGTTGAATTTAAACTTCTCCAAAACTACTTTTGTCGCCATGCACGCAACGCCCGCACTGGCGAATGACATTGCCCACATATTGCACTGCCAGGTGTCCGTTTTCCAATATATTTACCTATGTCTACCCATCTTGTCAATTCGACTACCACCCAATGCCTTTCTCCCACAATCCAAAGATCCAAAAACTTCTTCTCGAGGTGGCGAGCTAAGCTACTCTCTGGAGACCGAGTAATCCTTCTCTCATGAGTTACTGATTGACTAGCAACTTATTTTGTGTTTGTTTTTCAAATCCCAGAAAATGTCCTCGAAACTATTTATGCTTTTCGCCGTGCCTTTTAATTGAGATGCGAAAGAAACGTGTACTGGTGCTCAGTGCTTAATCGCTTTGAATAATATGTGTAAACCAAAAAAGTTTAGTCGTCTAGGATTAAAAAACACCAACAAAATAATTGCATTCTCTTGAAATTCACAGTAAAATCTCTATCACCAGATACTTCACCTTGGCTTGACTAGCTCCATTTACAACATCCAAATGCTTTTATTGCTTCACGAAACAAGAACTCCTTCGTTTACACAAGTCAACAAGCGAATGTCCACCCTACTGAACATTTCTGTTGTTTTAACAAGTTCTGGCACTAATACCTACTCTTTGTTTGATACTTGGTTCATCAGCAACAATTAGGTAATGTTTTTCTAAACTTTTTCTCCCATGCTACCAAATAGTTCATCAAAGTGGCGACCATACTTAATTTTGGTTTAGAATCGTGCTTGCAAAACTGCTTACTAATATTGTCGCCATAGAAATGGCTACTCTTTCGTCCTTGCTGTAGGATTTCCGGCCCTTCTCTGCCCATGACATATGTTTCCTCGTCGGGGGTAACATCTTCTCCACGCGGACCACGCACGACCTAACCATTCTCGAAGCATATGAAGACACCATGCTAAGGCTATCTGGTCTTCAAGGGTCCCAAACCGTGTCAAGACCTTCGCATGGATTTTATTTTGGGATAGACTCAACTTCAAGGCCAACCTTCATCACAAGAACATATCCGACGACGCCTCGTGCCCAAGGTGTGGGCATGACCTCAAGGATGCCTTGCACATCTTCATCCAGTGCTCGCTCATCGATAGGACATGTCAAAAGATTGGCGTCCTCCCCCCATGTCCATCACTAACTTGTAGGAATGCACAATGTCGGTAGGTATATATGAGAATATTTGATCAAATGTGTTATAATCGCATTACGGAAGATTTGGGTGTCAAGAAATGTCCTAGCCTTCAACCAGCTTGACCAACATAACTCCATCACCCTACGTCTCATCATCGACGATTTGACGCTTTGAACTCACCGGCTTGGGAGTCTGATAGAAAAAGGGGTCGCCTTCTTGTGCCGGTCTACCTCCTTTCACATGTTAACGTGCACTTGTAATTTCTTTTGTTCGTTCTAACTATAACTGTGCTGCCCATGATTTAGCCAAACTAGTTAGAAATAAGGTGTGTGTGGGGTGGATGAAAGATCCACCCGTAGAGATTGTTGATATTTttgtaaaaaattaaaaaatactTTTATAAAAGATAATATGATGATCACCTTACAATAAAGAGTACTTTGATGTAAAAAAACTGAAAAACACCGTCGACGAAAACTTAAGCTAAAAATGCAACCGAAATAACAAGATTAAGAAAAGGGGAATAGGAGGAGATTACCTCAACCAACTTGGGACCTAGATTTGCTGTCCAAAAAAAAAACTTGGGACCTAGATCCAAGAGTTTTAGGGAAAGAAATTGGAGATTGGGCAGGAATTTGGTGATTTGAGAGTGAGAAACGGCGTCCTCTGTTCGTCGGCTGAGGAAGGATTTTGGCTCCCGGTGAGACACGGCGTCGCATATGGCTGTGGCATCTCATCCGCTGCTCTCTTGCTCCTTCTCCGTCGCCTCCCCGAACCATCCAATCCTTCGACTCCTTCGCCGCCCTCTGAAATCCTCCACCTCCAAATGCTTCCTCCATTCCCCGCGGCGGCGTCACCAACCAGTCGCCCGCCAGCCAGACGACGACGAGCATGACGGAGAAGAGGATATGTGGAGCCCGGCTACCAGCCCCCCGAGAGCCCACCTCGTCGACACCTTGGATGACGAAAAGGGCGGCCATGGATGGGGTCCACCCAATGGCGACGGCGCAGAGGAGGGAGAGCAGCTCCAAGAATACGAGGTGGGTGAGTGGGATCCACCTGCCAGCCCGTCCCGAGCGCAGGCCCAGGAACAGCATCGAcaagatgaggaggaggaagaggaagaagaagaagacggcgGGGACTGCCCGTGGCTGGACCCGAGCTACTTGCGAAGTCAAGAAGGGGCAAGCACCAACACCACTGCGGCTATGGAGGAAATTCTCGCCTTTGCGAGGAGTCCAGTGGCGGCGGACGGCCCTGGGCTCGCTGGGTTCTTGGCTGGTTACAGCCGCGGTGCACTCGGCGAGGACGAGTGCGTGGAGTTGATGAGGAGGATGGGTGAGGAGCGCCTGGCGTTGGGGTGCCTCCACTTGTTCCGGTGGATGCGGGCGCTTGAGGAGCGGCCGATTTCGTTGTCGCCGCAGGCATGGTTGGTGGCTCTCGTGGTGCTTGGACGGGCACGGATGGCTGATGAAATCTTGGAGATTCTGGGAAGTCTGCCGCCGGAGAGGGGATTTCGTGAGGCGGTTCTGTACAATGCTGCAATGTCTGGTGTTGCCTACTGTGGAAGGTGAGCACTGTCTTGATTGGTCTGACAGAGTGATGAGTGATCATATTAATTTCATTCATGCTATCACTTTTGCAAGATTAATTAGGAGTTTGTAGTTACTTATTGACCGACTTAGATCGAAGTGACTTTTATCTACTTCCCTATTTCTAAATGGCATTTCCATTAACCTTTTCGTACAATACAAAAGAAAAAAGGATTAAGCATATTGTTAGTTGTTGATCAACAGAGGATCCAAGTAAGTTTGATTTGCTCCACTATCTGTAAATTCTTTGGTATGAACTTCATTGTTATCTTGGGATGCAAATTAAGAAAACTACGGAGCAACATATTTATAATAGACTGTGCTAGCATGAGAATTGTTTATTGATAGGTTTGCATAGTTTCATGTCTTATGATTTTTGCTCTGTCCTAACTAAGCATGAACACCAATGGAGATTTTAACATGCTACATTTCTTCTGTGGTAAGCTATGTATTATTTGGtgtgatgaacatttttctactCGCTCCAGATATGATGATGCCTGGAAAATATTTGAGAGTATGGAGAAGAACAATGTCCAACCTGACCACATAACATCCTCaatcatgttaatggtaatgaagAGGCGCAAAGCATCAGCCAAGGATTCATGGGAGTCCTTCCAACGAATGAACAGAAAAGGTGTCAAGTGGAGCTTGGGTGTCTCTGCTTCTCTAATTAAGATATTTTGTGATGAGGGGCTGAAGAAAGAAGCACTTATCTTCCAATCAGAAATGGAGAAGAGAGGAATTCTGTCAAACACGAGCATTTATAACGCAATAATGAATGTATATTGCAAATGCAGTCAAATTGAAGAAGCTGAGGGCCTCTTTGCTGAGATGAAAGACAAAGGCTTAAAACCAACAAGGGTGACTTATAATATCCTTATGGATGCTTACAGTAGAAGATTGCAGCCAGAAGTTGTTGAATCGTTACTTCTGGAAATGCACGATTTGGGATTTCAGCCAAATGCTAGGTCATACAGCTGCCTCATAAGTGCCTATGGGCGGCAGAAAAAAATGAGCGAAAAGGCTGAATATGCTTTCCTGAGGATGAAGAAAGGTGGCATCAAGCCAACATCTTCTTCGTACACATCACTGATTTGTGCATATGCAGTGAGTGGACAGCATGAAAAAGCCCACACTGCATATTTCGATATGAAAAGAGAAGGGCTTAAACCTTCCTTAGAAACATATACAGCTTTGCTTGACATGTTTAGGAGGGCTGGTAACATAGAGAAGTTAATGGAGACATGGAAATCAATGACCGATGAAAAGGTTGGATGCACTAGAGTCACATTTCACATGGTACTTGATGGTTTGGCGAAACATGGGTTGTATGTTCAGGCAAGAGATGTAATATGTGAGTTTGGAAACATAGGTTTACCTCCTACGGTGATGACCTACAACATATTGATGAATGCTTATGCAAAGGGAGGACAGCATTACAAATTGCCCCAACTCCTGAAAGAGATGTCTACTCTGGAACTAAAACCAGATTCAGTTACATATTCTACAATGATATACGCATATGCTCGCGTCCGCGACTTTTCGAGAGCATTCTATTACCACAAGCAGATGGTTCGAAATGGACAACTGCCTGATGCTAAGTCATACAGAAAGCTGTTGAATACCTTGGATGTGAAATCTGCAAGGGAAAACATAAAGGATAAGAGTGCCATTGCAGGAGTTGTAAAAGGAAAATCTAGCTTAAAACATAGGAAGGAAAAGAAGGATGAATTTTGGAAGAACAGTAAAAAGAGGTCTATGACCCAAGTTAATGGATACCAGAGAAAAAGATTTTTGTGATGTTTCACTAAGTGCAAGTTTCATTGTCTTTACAGTACTCATCCCTTATGTTATACCATGGTCTCCACGCTTTAATTCTCTTGAATTGTTCAGGATTTTAGGTCAGAAACTATGAAGCGTGTTATTAATTCCATAAAAATTCACTTTGACTGTCTGTCTGATTTCATGATCTGAATACACTTGATTTTGCATTTTAAATTGCTTGAGCTTGAATAACATCCAGTTAAATGAACTTCAGATGTTTGTTATTTTTATCATGGGAGGACTTTTAAACTGCTCTTTTAGGCTTTCTGATGTTCAAACTAGAATATGATACAATGAAAAGATGCCATTTGGATCTTATGAACATATTATGTTTTCTTTTTGAATCAAAGGGAAAATCCCCAGTTCCATCCAGTTTTATTTTTGCAGCTTCGTCGTATAGAGGAAGATAATTTTGGTTTCAATCTGCACATTCCCTATTTCCTAATTAGACAGGAGAATTTGtaatcttcttctttttcttttgagaAAAGGCAAAGGCCAGCTTTTTTATAGAACACTTAACAGAGGTCCCCACCGGGGGTTTATATTCTTTTTTTCACTATTGTAAACAAAGACGTGAGAATGTCATTTCTCCTACAAGAACACCAGCTACTGTATTGTTGCACAGTACACATTGAGATTGTTTTCACTCTACTATTCCCtctgttcacaaatataagatgttctacATATTTCAATATGGATTACATACGGActaaaatgagtgaacaaacacattAAAACGTGTCTATATACATTTGATTCAGAAAAATATGAACGAAGGGAGTATTACACAGTGCACATCGGCCTCATTTGAATCCATATGGTTCCAGGGATTGCTTTCCTGTTGCCATTGATTTCTTGCAGTCATGGTGGAAAGTCCAGCAATAAGGCAGTTTTCATTGATGTAATCTTCAGGGTACTCCTTTTTTGTTCTACTCATTTCACCAAACCCATCTATTTCATTACTTTCAATTCCCATTTGAGACCAACAGCCTTCTAATCTGCTGGAGGGTCAACCATGATCAATTTGAGACCAACATCTCTGCATCCATGGCTCTTTGCCAAAATGCTTCTTTCTTTGTTTCATCTAGAGTTGTAGGCTCCTCTATTCCCAGCATACACAAATTGTCATATTCGAGGTCTAGCTCAGAGGGAGACGTGTTATCCAGCAAATTCCTGAACGGAACTACTCTGCACACTATGAATGATATGCACGACCATTGCACGA contains:
- the LOC109783645 gene encoding uncharacterized protein, which translates into the protein MAVASHPLLSCSFSVASPNHPILRLLRRPLKSSTSKCFLHSPRRRHQPVARQPDDDEHDGEEDMWSPATSPPRAHLVDTLDDEKGGHGWGPPNGDGAEEGEQLQEYEVGEWDPPASPSRAQAQEQHRQDEEEEEEEEEDGGDCPWLDPSYLRSQEGASTNTTAAMEEILAFARSPVAADGPGLAGFLAGYSRGALGEDECVELMRRMGEERLALGCLHLFRWMRALEERPISLSPQAWLVALVVLGRARMADEILEILGSLPPERGFREAVLYNAAMSGVAYCGRYDDAWKIFESMEKNNVQPDHITSSIMLMVMKRRKASAKDSWESFQRMNRKGVKWSLGVSASLIKIFCDEGLKKEALIFQSEMEKRGILSNTSIYNAIMNVYCKCSQIEEAEGLFAEMKDKGLKPTRVTYNILMDAYSRRLQPEVVESLLLEMHDLGFQPNARSYSCLISAYGRQKKMSEKAEYAFLRMKKGGIKPTSSSYTSLICAYAVSGQHEKAHTAYFDMKREGLKPSLETYTALLDMFRRAGNIEKLMETWKSMTDEKVGCTRVTFHMVLDGLAKHGLYVQARDVICEFGNIGLPPTVMTYNILMNAYAKGGQHYKLPQLLKEMSTLELKPDSVTYSTMIYAYARVRDFSRAFYYHKQMVRNGQLPDAKSYRKLLNTLDVKSARENIKDKSAIAGVVKGKSSLKHRKEKKDEFWKNSKKRSMTQVNGYQRKRFL